The following proteins are co-located in the Paralichthys olivaceus isolate ysfri-2021 chromosome 2, ASM2471397v2, whole genome shotgun sequence genome:
- the nek4 gene encoding serine/threonine-protein kinase Nek4 isoform X2, translated as MMNNYIFIRVVGKGSYGEVNLVKHKSDRKQYVIKKLNLTTSSKRERRSAEQEAQLLSQLRHPNIVTYRESWEGDDCQLYIVMGFCEGGDLYHRLKQQKGELLPEKQVVEWFVQIAMALQYLHERNILHRDLKTQNIFLTKTNIIKVGDLGIARVLENQNDMASTLIGTPYYMSPELFSNKPYNHKSDVWALGCCVYEMSTLKHAFNAKDMNSLVYRIVEGKLPQMPSRYDPQLGDLIKSMLCKRPEERPDVKLILRQPYIKRQIAMFLEATKQKTAKSKKKAVSSTDDCRNNECSVVSSQPKSERQPRSPQSEPLVKREEKSQQHKVYNGVTDSTPVQTIPPPKPPSPDASLATISNINIDFQGQENEDQSKRQLHMPQSAGSPHRAGNEHVTRSVHKDSKRRVKPDPSPPVSPSKLPLKSISGVVSRAGDERQAPNGLLDIQPRATPKPGDTFSVFGEKQMSDVGGKDDTMELLQEAHMQRPKLEVEIEAAPSIIESRSAHRSKTETVGVVVEVTMDNKGDTINLLKGAPTQHLHTSDTQENLETTEKLLEPFTPTLEPKIEQSPLPVSKPGPITSCQTPPPSVPQQLRAKDTRGTHGDQDKVAAPRPLPPPPVECRAVEGRKRSKRSTESKTPDVAATSTPVSFCKKGLLPLPQERPLSARERRRLRQSQECSIQPGVDPVRRASYDVTSTKAERYNAPVTSRSVSDTMAGTINKQDMLQEQRSDDDECSSSTSSTERSEGDCRERKTESSDMQDLVHMMTQTLRMDVGDVSEVDKRRLGSTALPEFKLNRRYRDTLMLHGKAGEEAENLSVGEIRMEGSPSGPAKIRRAIEHLRTDVVKGLGVKLLDKVLEIMEEEDDAKRELCLRDQMGNEKYQTYAVMVRQLKFFEDIAFKV; from the exons atgatgaataatTATATCTTCATCAGGGTCGTCGGGAAGGGCAGCTATGGAGAGGTGAACCTGGTGAAACACAAGTCCGACCGAAAACAG TATGTTATTAAGAAGCTGAATTTAACCACCTCCTCTAAGCGGGAGCGGCGCTCTGCAGAACAAGAGGCGCAGCTTCTGTCCCAGCTGCGACATCCAAACATTGTGACCTACAGGGAGTCGTGGGAAGGAGATGACTGCCAGCTCTACATTGTGATGGGTTTCTGTGAAGGTGGTGACCTCTATCACAGACTTAAACAGCAAAAGGGAGAACTCCTACCCGAGAAGCAGGTGGTGGAGTGGTTTGTCCAGATAGCAATGGCACTCCAG TACCTGCATGAGAGGAACATTCTCCACAGAGACCTCAAAACACAGAATATCTTCTTGACAAAAACCAACATCATCAAAGTTGGGGACCTTGGCATTGCACGAGTATTGGAGAACCAGAATGACATGGCCAGCACGCTCATAGGGACGCCATACTACATGAGTCCTGAGCTCTTCTCCAACAAACCCTATAACCACAAG TCAGATGTATGGGCCCTGGGTTGCTGTGTGTATGAAATGTCCACACTTAAGCATGCCTTCAATGCCAAGGACATGAACTCCCTGGTTTATCGCATAGTAGAAGGAAAG CTACCACAGATGCCCAGTAGATATGATCCCCAGCTGGGAGATTTGATCAAGAGCATGCTGTGTAAGAGACCTGAAGAGCGGCCTGATGTCAAACTTATCCTCCGCCAGCCCTACATCAAAAGACAAATTGCCATGTTCCTTGAGGCCACAAAACA GAAAACTGCCAAGTCAAAAAAGAAAGCTGTCAGCAGCACTGATGATTGTAGAAACAATGAATGTTCTGTGGTATCATCTCAGCCAAAATCTGAGAGGCAGCCTCGGAGTCCTCAGTCGGAACCTCTTGTCAAG agagaagagaaatcaCAACAGCATAAAGTTTATAATGGTGTCACTGACTCTACTCCAGTCCAAACAATTCCACCACCCAAACCTCCTTCACCTGATGCATCTCTGGCAACTATCAGCAACATCAATATTGATTTCCAAGGGCAGGAGAATGAGGACCAGTCGAAGAGACAGCTGCACATGCCCCAGTCGGCAGGGTCGCCTCACCGGGCAGGTAATGAACATGTGACTCGCAGCGTGCACAAAGACAGCAAGAGAAGAGTGAAACCAGATCCATctccccctgtctctccctccaaGCTCCCTCTGAAGTCTATATCAGGTGTTGTCAGCAGAGCAGGGGACGAGAGACAGGCACCCAATGGATTGTTAGACATTCAGCCACGGGCCACGCCAAAGCCCGGggatacattttctgtttttggggAGAAGCAGATGTCAGATGTGGGTGGTAAGGATGATACCATGGAGTTACTTCAAGAGGCTCACATGCAGAGGCCAAAGCTAGAAGTCGAGATAGAGGCTGCTCCTTCTATCATTGAGAGCAGATCTGCACACAGATCTAAAACAGAAACTGTCGGAGTGGTTGTGGAAGTGACTATGGACAATAAAGGTGACACCATTAATCTTCTCAAGGGAGCTCCGACACAACACCTACATACCTCAGACACCCAG GAAAACTTAGAAACTACTGAAAAGCTGTTAGAGCCGTTCACTCCGACACTG gaACCTAAGATTGAACAAAGTCCCTTACCAGTCAGTAAGCCAGGTCCGATCACTTCATGTCAAACTCCCCCGCCCTCAGTACCACAGCAGCTCAGAGCGAAGGACACAAGAGGGACACATGGAGACCAGGACAAG GTGGCTGCTCCTAGACCTTTACCTCCACCTCCTGTTGAGTGCAGAGCtgtggaggggaggaagaggagcaagaGGAGCACAGAGAGCAAGACACCTGACGTGGCTGCGACGTCCACACCAGTGAGTTTCTGTAAGAAGGGATTGTTACCACTTCCACAG GAACGTCCTTTGTCtgccagagagagaaggagactgAGACAGTCCCAAGAATGTTCCATTCAACCAG GTGTTGATCCTGTAAGAAGAGCTTCTTATGATGTCACTTCCACTAAGGCTGAGCGCTACAATGCCCCAGTCACCAGTAGATCTGTGTCAGACACTATGGCTGGGACCATCAATAAG CAAGATATGCTGCAGGAGCAAAGgtcagatgatgatgaatgcAGCTCATCCACAAGTTCCACAGAGCGTTCAGAGGGAGACTGCAGGGAGAG GAAGACTGAGTCCAGTGACATGCAGGATTTAGTCCATATGATGACACAAACATTGAGAATGGATGTCGGAGATGTGAGCGAGGTGGACAAAAGACGACTTGGTTCTACTGCACTGCCAGAATTTAAACTGAACAGGAGGTATCGGGACACCCTGATGCTTCATGGGAAGgctggagaggaagcagagaacTTGTCAGTTGGTGAAATACGAATGG AGGGCTCCCCATCTGGTCCAGCCAAGATAAGGAGAGCCATAGAACACCTGAGGACAGATGTGGTGAAGGGCCTGGGGGTCAAGCTGCTGGACAAAGTGCTGGAaatcatggaggaggaggatgacgcCAAACGAGAA CTTTGCCTTCGTGACCAGATGGGGAATGAGAAATACCAAACTTATGCTGTGATGGTGAGGCAGCTGAAATTCTTTGAGGATATTGCCTTCAAGGTTTAA
- the nek4 gene encoding serine/threonine-protein kinase Nek4 isoform X3, whose product MMNNYIFIRVVGKGSYGEVNLVKHKSDRKQYVIKKLNLTTSSKRERRSAEQEAQLLSQLRHPNIVTYRESWEGDDCQLYIVMGFCEGGDLYHRLKQQKGELLPEKQVVEWFVQIAMALQYLHERNILHRDLKTQNIFLTKTNIIKVGDLGIARVLENQNDMASTLIGTPYYMSPELFSNKPYNHKSDVWALGCCVYEMSTLKHAFNAKDMNSLVYRIVEGKLPQMPSRYDPQLGDLIKSMLCKRPEERPDVKLILRQPYIKRQIAMFLEATKQKTAKSKKKAVSSTDDCRNNECSVVSSQPKSERQPRSPQSEPLVKVKRREEKSQQHKVYNGVTDSTPVQTIPPPKPPSPDASLATISNINIDFQGQENEDQSKRQLHMPQSAGSPHRAGNEHVTRSVHKDSKRRVKPDPSPPVSPSKLPLKSISGVVSRAGDERQAPNGLLDIQPRATPKPGDTFSVFGEKQMSDVGGKDDTMELLQEAHMQRPKLEVEIEAAPSIIESRSAHRSKTETVGVVVEVTMDNKGDTINLLKGAPTQHLHTSDTQENLETTEKLLEPFTPTLEPKIEQSPLPVSKPGPITSCQTPPPSVPQQLRAKDTRGTHGDQDKVAAPRPLPPPPVECRAVEGRKRSKRSTESKTPDVAATSTPERPLSARERRRLRQSQECSIQPGVDPVRRASYDVTSTKAERYNAPVTSRSVSDTMAGTINKQDMLQEQRSDDDECSSSTSSTERSEGDCRERKTESSDMQDLVHMMTQTLRMDVGDVSEVDKRRLGSTALPEFKLNRRYRDTLMLHGKAGEEAENLSVGEIRMEGSPSGPAKIRRAIEHLRTDVVKGLGVKLLDKVLEIMEEEDDAKRELCLRDQMGNEKYQTYAVMVRQLKFFEDIAFKV is encoded by the exons atgatgaataatTATATCTTCATCAGGGTCGTCGGGAAGGGCAGCTATGGAGAGGTGAACCTGGTGAAACACAAGTCCGACCGAAAACAG TATGTTATTAAGAAGCTGAATTTAACCACCTCCTCTAAGCGGGAGCGGCGCTCTGCAGAACAAGAGGCGCAGCTTCTGTCCCAGCTGCGACATCCAAACATTGTGACCTACAGGGAGTCGTGGGAAGGAGATGACTGCCAGCTCTACATTGTGATGGGTTTCTGTGAAGGTGGTGACCTCTATCACAGACTTAAACAGCAAAAGGGAGAACTCCTACCCGAGAAGCAGGTGGTGGAGTGGTTTGTCCAGATAGCAATGGCACTCCAG TACCTGCATGAGAGGAACATTCTCCACAGAGACCTCAAAACACAGAATATCTTCTTGACAAAAACCAACATCATCAAAGTTGGGGACCTTGGCATTGCACGAGTATTGGAGAACCAGAATGACATGGCCAGCACGCTCATAGGGACGCCATACTACATGAGTCCTGAGCTCTTCTCCAACAAACCCTATAACCACAAG TCAGATGTATGGGCCCTGGGTTGCTGTGTGTATGAAATGTCCACACTTAAGCATGCCTTCAATGCCAAGGACATGAACTCCCTGGTTTATCGCATAGTAGAAGGAAAG CTACCACAGATGCCCAGTAGATATGATCCCCAGCTGGGAGATTTGATCAAGAGCATGCTGTGTAAGAGACCTGAAGAGCGGCCTGATGTCAAACTTATCCTCCGCCAGCCCTACATCAAAAGACAAATTGCCATGTTCCTTGAGGCCACAAAACA GAAAACTGCCAAGTCAAAAAAGAAAGCTGTCAGCAGCACTGATGATTGTAGAAACAATGAATGTTCTGTGGTATCATCTCAGCCAAAATCTGAGAGGCAGCCTCGGAGTCCTCAGTCGGAACCTCTTGTCAAGGTGAAACGG agagaagagaaatcaCAACAGCATAAAGTTTATAATGGTGTCACTGACTCTACTCCAGTCCAAACAATTCCACCACCCAAACCTCCTTCACCTGATGCATCTCTGGCAACTATCAGCAACATCAATATTGATTTCCAAGGGCAGGAGAATGAGGACCAGTCGAAGAGACAGCTGCACATGCCCCAGTCGGCAGGGTCGCCTCACCGGGCAGGTAATGAACATGTGACTCGCAGCGTGCACAAAGACAGCAAGAGAAGAGTGAAACCAGATCCATctccccctgtctctccctccaaGCTCCCTCTGAAGTCTATATCAGGTGTTGTCAGCAGAGCAGGGGACGAGAGACAGGCACCCAATGGATTGTTAGACATTCAGCCACGGGCCACGCCAAAGCCCGGggatacattttctgtttttggggAGAAGCAGATGTCAGATGTGGGTGGTAAGGATGATACCATGGAGTTACTTCAAGAGGCTCACATGCAGAGGCCAAAGCTAGAAGTCGAGATAGAGGCTGCTCCTTCTATCATTGAGAGCAGATCTGCACACAGATCTAAAACAGAAACTGTCGGAGTGGTTGTGGAAGTGACTATGGACAATAAAGGTGACACCATTAATCTTCTCAAGGGAGCTCCGACACAACACCTACATACCTCAGACACCCAG GAAAACTTAGAAACTACTGAAAAGCTGTTAGAGCCGTTCACTCCGACACTG gaACCTAAGATTGAACAAAGTCCCTTACCAGTCAGTAAGCCAGGTCCGATCACTTCATGTCAAACTCCCCCGCCCTCAGTACCACAGCAGCTCAGAGCGAAGGACACAAGAGGGACACATGGAGACCAGGACAAG GTGGCTGCTCCTAGACCTTTACCTCCACCTCCTGTTGAGTGCAGAGCtgtggaggggaggaagaggagcaagaGGAGCACAGAGAGCAAGACACCTGACGTGGCTGCGACGTCCACACCA GAACGTCCTTTGTCtgccagagagagaaggagactgAGACAGTCCCAAGAATGTTCCATTCAACCAG GTGTTGATCCTGTAAGAAGAGCTTCTTATGATGTCACTTCCACTAAGGCTGAGCGCTACAATGCCCCAGTCACCAGTAGATCTGTGTCAGACACTATGGCTGGGACCATCAATAAG CAAGATATGCTGCAGGAGCAAAGgtcagatgatgatgaatgcAGCTCATCCACAAGTTCCACAGAGCGTTCAGAGGGAGACTGCAGGGAGAG GAAGACTGAGTCCAGTGACATGCAGGATTTAGTCCATATGATGACACAAACATTGAGAATGGATGTCGGAGATGTGAGCGAGGTGGACAAAAGACGACTTGGTTCTACTGCACTGCCAGAATTTAAACTGAACAGGAGGTATCGGGACACCCTGATGCTTCATGGGAAGgctggagaggaagcagagaacTTGTCAGTTGGTGAAATACGAATGG AGGGCTCCCCATCTGGTCCAGCCAAGATAAGGAGAGCCATAGAACACCTGAGGACAGATGTGGTGAAGGGCCTGGGGGTCAAGCTGCTGGACAAAGTGCTGGAaatcatggaggaggaggatgacgcCAAACGAGAA CTTTGCCTTCGTGACCAGATGGGGAATGAGAAATACCAAACTTATGCTGTGATGGTGAGGCAGCTGAAATTCTTTGAGGATATTGCCTTCAAGGTTTAA
- the nek4 gene encoding serine/threonine-protein kinase Nek4 isoform X1: MMNNYIFIRVVGKGSYGEVNLVKHKSDRKQYVIKKLNLTTSSKRERRSAEQEAQLLSQLRHPNIVTYRESWEGDDCQLYIVMGFCEGGDLYHRLKQQKGELLPEKQVVEWFVQIAMALQYLHERNILHRDLKTQNIFLTKTNIIKVGDLGIARVLENQNDMASTLIGTPYYMSPELFSNKPYNHKSDVWALGCCVYEMSTLKHAFNAKDMNSLVYRIVEGKLPQMPSRYDPQLGDLIKSMLCKRPEERPDVKLILRQPYIKRQIAMFLEATKQKTAKSKKKAVSSTDDCRNNECSVVSSQPKSERQPRSPQSEPLVKVKRREEKSQQHKVYNGVTDSTPVQTIPPPKPPSPDASLATISNINIDFQGQENEDQSKRQLHMPQSAGSPHRAGNEHVTRSVHKDSKRRVKPDPSPPVSPSKLPLKSISGVVSRAGDERQAPNGLLDIQPRATPKPGDTFSVFGEKQMSDVGGKDDTMELLQEAHMQRPKLEVEIEAAPSIIESRSAHRSKTETVGVVVEVTMDNKGDTINLLKGAPTQHLHTSDTQENLETTEKLLEPFTPTLEPKIEQSPLPVSKPGPITSCQTPPPSVPQQLRAKDTRGTHGDQDKVAAPRPLPPPPVECRAVEGRKRSKRSTESKTPDVAATSTPVSFCKKGLLPLPQERPLSARERRRLRQSQECSIQPGVDPVRRASYDVTSTKAERYNAPVTSRSVSDTMAGTINKQDMLQEQRSDDDECSSSTSSTERSEGDCRERKTESSDMQDLVHMMTQTLRMDVGDVSEVDKRRLGSTALPEFKLNRRYRDTLMLHGKAGEEAENLSVGEIRMEGSPSGPAKIRRAIEHLRTDVVKGLGVKLLDKVLEIMEEEDDAKRELCLRDQMGNEKYQTYAVMVRQLKFFEDIAFKV; this comes from the exons atgatgaataatTATATCTTCATCAGGGTCGTCGGGAAGGGCAGCTATGGAGAGGTGAACCTGGTGAAACACAAGTCCGACCGAAAACAG TATGTTATTAAGAAGCTGAATTTAACCACCTCCTCTAAGCGGGAGCGGCGCTCTGCAGAACAAGAGGCGCAGCTTCTGTCCCAGCTGCGACATCCAAACATTGTGACCTACAGGGAGTCGTGGGAAGGAGATGACTGCCAGCTCTACATTGTGATGGGTTTCTGTGAAGGTGGTGACCTCTATCACAGACTTAAACAGCAAAAGGGAGAACTCCTACCCGAGAAGCAGGTGGTGGAGTGGTTTGTCCAGATAGCAATGGCACTCCAG TACCTGCATGAGAGGAACATTCTCCACAGAGACCTCAAAACACAGAATATCTTCTTGACAAAAACCAACATCATCAAAGTTGGGGACCTTGGCATTGCACGAGTATTGGAGAACCAGAATGACATGGCCAGCACGCTCATAGGGACGCCATACTACATGAGTCCTGAGCTCTTCTCCAACAAACCCTATAACCACAAG TCAGATGTATGGGCCCTGGGTTGCTGTGTGTATGAAATGTCCACACTTAAGCATGCCTTCAATGCCAAGGACATGAACTCCCTGGTTTATCGCATAGTAGAAGGAAAG CTACCACAGATGCCCAGTAGATATGATCCCCAGCTGGGAGATTTGATCAAGAGCATGCTGTGTAAGAGACCTGAAGAGCGGCCTGATGTCAAACTTATCCTCCGCCAGCCCTACATCAAAAGACAAATTGCCATGTTCCTTGAGGCCACAAAACA GAAAACTGCCAAGTCAAAAAAGAAAGCTGTCAGCAGCACTGATGATTGTAGAAACAATGAATGTTCTGTGGTATCATCTCAGCCAAAATCTGAGAGGCAGCCTCGGAGTCCTCAGTCGGAACCTCTTGTCAAGGTGAAACGG agagaagagaaatcaCAACAGCATAAAGTTTATAATGGTGTCACTGACTCTACTCCAGTCCAAACAATTCCACCACCCAAACCTCCTTCACCTGATGCATCTCTGGCAACTATCAGCAACATCAATATTGATTTCCAAGGGCAGGAGAATGAGGACCAGTCGAAGAGACAGCTGCACATGCCCCAGTCGGCAGGGTCGCCTCACCGGGCAGGTAATGAACATGTGACTCGCAGCGTGCACAAAGACAGCAAGAGAAGAGTGAAACCAGATCCATctccccctgtctctccctccaaGCTCCCTCTGAAGTCTATATCAGGTGTTGTCAGCAGAGCAGGGGACGAGAGACAGGCACCCAATGGATTGTTAGACATTCAGCCACGGGCCACGCCAAAGCCCGGggatacattttctgtttttggggAGAAGCAGATGTCAGATGTGGGTGGTAAGGATGATACCATGGAGTTACTTCAAGAGGCTCACATGCAGAGGCCAAAGCTAGAAGTCGAGATAGAGGCTGCTCCTTCTATCATTGAGAGCAGATCTGCACACAGATCTAAAACAGAAACTGTCGGAGTGGTTGTGGAAGTGACTATGGACAATAAAGGTGACACCATTAATCTTCTCAAGGGAGCTCCGACACAACACCTACATACCTCAGACACCCAG GAAAACTTAGAAACTACTGAAAAGCTGTTAGAGCCGTTCACTCCGACACTG gaACCTAAGATTGAACAAAGTCCCTTACCAGTCAGTAAGCCAGGTCCGATCACTTCATGTCAAACTCCCCCGCCCTCAGTACCACAGCAGCTCAGAGCGAAGGACACAAGAGGGACACATGGAGACCAGGACAAG GTGGCTGCTCCTAGACCTTTACCTCCACCTCCTGTTGAGTGCAGAGCtgtggaggggaggaagaggagcaagaGGAGCACAGAGAGCAAGACACCTGACGTGGCTGCGACGTCCACACCAGTGAGTTTCTGTAAGAAGGGATTGTTACCACTTCCACAG GAACGTCCTTTGTCtgccagagagagaaggagactgAGACAGTCCCAAGAATGTTCCATTCAACCAG GTGTTGATCCTGTAAGAAGAGCTTCTTATGATGTCACTTCCACTAAGGCTGAGCGCTACAATGCCCCAGTCACCAGTAGATCTGTGTCAGACACTATGGCTGGGACCATCAATAAG CAAGATATGCTGCAGGAGCAAAGgtcagatgatgatgaatgcAGCTCATCCACAAGTTCCACAGAGCGTTCAGAGGGAGACTGCAGGGAGAG GAAGACTGAGTCCAGTGACATGCAGGATTTAGTCCATATGATGACACAAACATTGAGAATGGATGTCGGAGATGTGAGCGAGGTGGACAAAAGACGACTTGGTTCTACTGCACTGCCAGAATTTAAACTGAACAGGAGGTATCGGGACACCCTGATGCTTCATGGGAAGgctggagaggaagcagagaacTTGTCAGTTGGTGAAATACGAATGG AGGGCTCCCCATCTGGTCCAGCCAAGATAAGGAGAGCCATAGAACACCTGAGGACAGATGTGGTGAAGGGCCTGGGGGTCAAGCTGCTGGACAAAGTGCTGGAaatcatggaggaggaggatgacgcCAAACGAGAA CTTTGCCTTCGTGACCAGATGGGGAATGAGAAATACCAAACTTATGCTGTGATGGTGAGGCAGCTGAAATTCTTTGAGGATATTGCCTTCAAGGTTTAA